The Sphingobacterium bambusae genome includes a window with the following:
- a CDS encoding HAD family hydrolase, giving the protein MKLLIFDLDGTLIDTLQDLANCCNYALELHGFPSHETSAYKYFVGNGIHTLIERALPESQRQAAIIEKVKTDFVLYYEQHAQDHTKPYIGIPELLAALKEKGYLLSVASNKYHEATVPLVKHYFPNISFDLILGHRTGRAAKPDPDIVIDTLNTLSVASDNCFYVGDSSVDMITAVRAGVKAIGVTWGFRMEEELRENGADYIVHEPFQLLKII; this is encoded by the coding sequence ATGAAACTTCTAATATTCGACCTAGACGGCACGTTGATCGATACGTTGCAGGACTTAGCAAATTGCTGCAACTACGCGCTTGAGTTGCATGGTTTTCCTTCCCACGAGACATCTGCGTATAAATATTTTGTAGGGAACGGCATACACACGTTAATAGAACGTGCCCTTCCAGAAAGCCAAAGGCAGGCAGCTATCATCGAAAAAGTTAAGACGGATTTTGTCCTGTACTACGAGCAACATGCTCAGGATCATACCAAACCGTATATTGGTATCCCGGAATTGCTTGCGGCGTTAAAAGAGAAGGGTTATTTACTTAGTGTCGCATCTAACAAATATCACGAAGCAACGGTTCCGCTGGTAAAGCACTACTTCCCAAATATCAGTTTCGACTTAATTTTAGGGCATCGTACAGGCCGAGCAGCGAAACCCGACCCTGATATCGTCATCGACACATTAAACACGCTATCCGTCGCCTCCGACAACTGCTTTTATGTGGGCGATTCATCGGTAGATATGATAACAGCTGTTCGAGCAGGCGTTAAAGCCATCGGGGTCACTTGGGGATTTCGTATGGAAGAGGAACTACGAGAAAATGGAGCAGATTACATTGTACATGAGCCATTCCAACTATTAAAAATTATCTAA
- a CDS encoding 3-keto-disaccharide hydrolase, translated as MIMNYVNSFRRLLPACGMLLLFCLPSNSQAQSASSKKGWKDLFDGKSLQGWKSVGGKAPYTVEDGAIVGTMTKGTPNSFLITEKEYGDFILELDIKLEGNQTNSGVQTRSHIDASANNGRGRVYGRQVEIDPSARAWSGGIYDEARRDWLYPLDLNEQAKTAYKADAFNHLRIEAIGDELRTWINGVPVAYVVDTIDASGFIGLQVHSIADAQDGKKVYFKNIRIQTENLKPQAFPKDVYVVNLKPNDLNSAEKKAGYKLLFNGSSSDGWRSVRGDAFPSKGWQIKNGEIKVLRSDGGESTNGGDIITKDQYAVFDLSFEFKLTPGANSGVKYFVTLKEKTSGSAIGLEYQVLDDEKHPDAKLGRDGNRTLASLYDLITSDRNARARRPIGQWNRGRVVVTADNQVTHYLNGVKMLSYQRGSQAFKDIVAISKYKDWDKFGEASTGHILLQDHGDEVSFRSIKVKKVK; from the coding sequence ATGATAATGAACTACGTTAATTCGTTCAGAAGATTACTGCCTGCCTGTGGTATGCTCCTATTATTTTGTTTACCGAGCAATAGCCAAGCGCAGTCCGCCAGTTCAAAAAAAGGCTGGAAAGATCTCTTTGATGGCAAAAGCCTACAAGGCTGGAAGTCGGTTGGAGGTAAAGCTCCTTACACCGTAGAAGATGGCGCAATCGTAGGTACCATGACCAAGGGAACCCCGAATTCATTCCTGATTACCGAAAAAGAATATGGTGATTTTATCTTAGAACTGGATATCAAGCTAGAAGGCAACCAAACCAATTCTGGCGTCCAAACACGTAGTCATATCGATGCTTCGGCAAACAATGGGCGCGGGCGCGTCTATGGTCGGCAGGTCGAGATTGATCCTTCGGCAAGAGCATGGAGTGGCGGTATTTATGATGAGGCCCGCCGAGATTGGCTTTATCCCTTGGATCTGAATGAACAGGCGAAAACAGCTTATAAAGCAGATGCGTTCAACCACCTGCGTATCGAGGCCATTGGTGATGAGCTGCGTACTTGGATCAACGGTGTTCCTGTTGCCTATGTGGTGGATACTATTGATGCCAGTGGTTTTATCGGTCTTCAGGTTCACAGCATAGCTGATGCCCAAGATGGCAAGAAAGTGTACTTTAAAAATATCCGTATCCAAACGGAAAACCTAAAGCCCCAAGCTTTTCCTAAAGATGTGTATGTGGTCAATCTTAAACCCAATGACCTCAATTCCGCAGAAAAGAAAGCCGGCTATAAATTATTGTTTAACGGCAGTAGTTCGGATGGTTGGCGTAGCGTGCGTGGTGACGCATTCCCGAGTAAAGGTTGGCAAATTAAAAATGGAGAAATTAAAGTGTTGCGCTCGGATGGAGGCGAGTCTACCAACGGAGGGGATATCATCACTAAAGATCAATATGCAGTATTTGACCTTTCTTTTGAATTTAAGCTAACACCAGGGGCAAACAGTGGGGTGAAGTATTTTGTGACGCTGAAAGAGAAGACATCTGGTTCGGCTATTGGGTTGGAATACCAAGTGTTGGACGATGAAAAACATCCCGATGCGAAATTGGGTAGAGATGGAAACCGTACCTTGGCTTCGCTATATGATTTGATTACCTCAGATCGTAATGCCCGCGCACGGCGCCCTATCGGGCAATGGAACCGTGGAAGGGTTGTCGTTACAGCGGATAATCAGGTGACCCACTACCTTAATGGTGTGAAAATGCTTTCCTACCAGCGCGGTTCACAAGCGTTTAAGGATATCGTCGCAATCAGCAAGTATAAAGATTGGGATAAATTTGGTGAGGCAAGCACCGGACATATTCTGTTGCAGGATCATGGCGATGAAGTGTCGTTCCGCAGTATTAAGGTGAAGAAAGTAAAATAG
- a CDS encoding ligand-binding sensor domain-containing protein, whose protein sequence is MQKRLLLFVGILLIVLVGRGQSYYFNHFGVDDGLSNNAILCSVQDKSGFLWFGTKDGLNRFDGYNFKQFYSDTDSNTGLGSNFIHSLMVDRNNHIWVGTDQGIYIYNPYLELFSAFKGENKGEILQIEEDRSGNVWFISNNRLFCFQPTNGQLKQQTDVGEQVVSAFGFDKHDNVWVGGNQSLKNLKTGASFILPIAHAAAQWIEKIYRDDREQFWIATSKHGLYTLDPANGSIKHRLPSIDGSPLFVRDIQQADPATFWIATESGVIVYNSHNGQHNLLRQQADHPWGLSDNAVYTICKDHQGGIWVGTFFGGLNYYHRQHNIFHKIFPRFLVSSIQGHAVREITQDRRNQLWIGTEDNGLYAWDKNKNVFHRFNTTNGLSHTNIHGLALVGDSLLVGTFDRGLDVIDTRSDRLIKHFDTQNSAGLSNNFIYQIYRTKRGRVLLATARGLTEFFPGEDRFQLIREAPDYIFYTSIFEDSKENIWLATWRDGLYHINRETGHTKVYLHHKEDSTSLNSNRVNRIFQDSFGHLWIATENGLALWTTEGQHLRRFTKADGLPSNLILAMQEDNVHNLWISTTRGLVRMHLPDFRLHVYDKESGLLDLQFNYNSTFKDPTGQLYFGSSSGLIQFHPDSLFENSASKVPSPLYITRIQALQRDLRVGGTGPAIDSSVTYLNHIHLEHDESTISIDFAALHFSSSQSTSYMYMLEGFDKDWIFLRNSHTAHFTKIPPGNYTFRVKAVDANGEALSEEKKLHIRVSPPIWATIPALITYVLMGGFLLYYILRSYDRKIKEKNRRRLEVIKSHRERALFKTKMDFFARIAHEIKTPLTLIKAPLERIMHSEHEDPKTGRLLQTMQQNTEKLVTLTNQLLDFRQIESSEYNLKLGWQSINHLLTERLQEFQPVFNQQELRLSYHCNEVIDALVDVDILAKILDNLLTNASKYAEQQIIVLLNLVDQGSSFCITIKNDGRLLSKSEIDHIFKPFHRASEHYQIEGSGLGLALAHSFAELHRGELFYLDNSENLNIFVIKIPIRGTYG, encoded by the coding sequence CCGGCTTAGGCAGCAATTTTATCCATAGCCTGATGGTAGATCGGAACAACCACATTTGGGTAGGTACCGATCAAGGAATTTATATATACAATCCTTATTTGGAGTTGTTTTCCGCATTTAAAGGCGAGAATAAAGGGGAGATACTGCAGATAGAGGAAGATCGATCTGGGAATGTATGGTTTATCTCCAACAATCGTCTTTTCTGCTTCCAACCTACAAATGGGCAATTGAAACAACAGACAGATGTCGGAGAACAAGTGGTTTCGGCCTTTGGGTTTGATAAGCATGATAACGTGTGGGTTGGCGGCAACCAATCGCTAAAAAACTTAAAAACGGGCGCTAGCTTTATCCTTCCTATTGCACATGCTGCCGCACAATGGATAGAGAAGATCTATCGCGACGATCGGGAGCAATTTTGGATAGCGACTTCAAAACACGGGCTGTACACCCTCGACCCTGCCAATGGCAGCATCAAACACCGGTTGCCATCTATTGACGGCAGCCCCCTGTTCGTTCGCGACATACAACAAGCTGATCCTGCAACCTTTTGGATAGCGACAGAAAGCGGTGTCATCGTATACAACAGTCACAATGGACAACACAATTTACTCCGCCAGCAGGCTGATCACCCTTGGGGACTGTCTGACAATGCGGTGTATACCATCTGCAAAGATCATCAGGGAGGAATATGGGTAGGCACCTTTTTTGGCGGGCTCAATTATTATCATCGGCAGCACAATATTTTCCATAAAATTTTCCCTCGCTTTCTAGTGAGTTCGATTCAGGGACATGCTGTTCGGGAAATTACACAGGACAGGCGTAACCAGTTATGGATAGGCACAGAAGATAATGGCCTCTATGCTTGGGATAAGAACAAAAATGTATTCCACCGCTTTAACACAACAAACGGACTATCGCATACCAATATACATGGTTTGGCCTTAGTGGGCGACAGCCTTTTAGTAGGCACATTTGATCGCGGCCTCGATGTAATTGACACCCGAAGTGATAGGTTGATCAAACATTTTGACACGCAGAACAGTGCAGGTTTAAGCAATAACTTTATCTACCAAATATACCGCACAAAAAGAGGCCGCGTCCTACTGGCAACAGCACGGGGGCTAACTGAATTTTTCCCGGGAGAAGATCGATTCCAACTGATCAGAGAAGCGCCCGACTATATATTTTACACCTCGATCTTCGAAGATTCAAAAGAGAATATATGGCTAGCAACTTGGCGAGACGGTCTATACCATATCAACCGTGAAACAGGGCATACCAAGGTTTATCTCCATCATAAAGAGGATTCAACGAGTCTAAATAGCAATCGTGTCAATCGTATTTTTCAGGATAGTTTCGGACATCTCTGGATTGCAACGGAAAATGGATTGGCTCTATGGACCACAGAGGGACAGCATTTACGCCGATTCACCAAGGCCGATGGCCTGCCCAGCAACCTCATCTTGGCCATGCAGGAAGACAATGTCCACAACCTGTGGATATCGACCACTCGTGGTTTGGTAAGAATGCACCTTCCTGACTTTCGTCTGCATGTCTACGACAAGGAATCTGGGCTTCTGGATCTACAGTTTAACTACAACTCGACATTTAAGGATCCGACTGGACAACTCTATTTCGGCTCATCTTCGGGTCTTATTCAATTCCATCCGGACAGCCTCTTTGAAAATAGCGCTAGCAAAGTACCCAGTCCGCTCTACATCACCCGCATACAGGCGCTACAGCGCGACCTCCGCGTTGGCGGAACTGGTCCTGCCATCGACTCGTCTGTTACCTACCTTAATCATATCCACCTAGAACACGACGAGTCGACCATCAGCATTGATTTTGCTGCGCTACATTTTTCCTCTTCCCAATCAACGTCATACATGTATATGTTGGAAGGATTCGACAAAGATTGGATCTTTCTACGCAACAGCCACACGGCACATTTCACTAAAATTCCCCCGGGTAACTACACCTTTCGGGTAAAAGCAGTGGATGCAAACGGAGAAGCGCTATCTGAGGAAAAAAAATTACACATACGGGTTTCGCCTCCCATCTGGGCGACGATACCTGCGCTGATCACCTACGTCCTCATGGGCGGCTTTCTTCTCTATTACATCCTCCGTTCTTACGACCGGAAAATAAAGGAAAAAAATCGGCGTCGACTGGAGGTGATCAAGAGCCATCGCGAACGCGCACTGTTCAAAACAAAAATGGACTTCTTCGCACGCATAGCCCATGAAATCAAAACGCCACTAACGTTAATCAAAGCACCGTTGGAACGTATTATGCATAGTGAACATGAAGATCCCAAAACAGGGAGGCTACTGCAAACCATGCAACAGAATACTGAAAAGCTGGTTACACTTACCAACCAACTCTTGGATTTTAGGCAAATAGAAAGCAGCGAATATAACTTGAAGTTGGGATGGCAAAGCATAAATCATCTGCTTACGGAACGTCTACAAGAGTTTCAGCCTGTCTTCAACCAACAGGAGTTAAGGCTTAGCTATCATTGCAATGAAGTTATTGATGCCCTTGTGGATGTCGATATCTTGGCGAAGATACTCGACAACCTTTTGACCAATGCAAGCAAGTATGCCGAACAGCAAATCATCGTGCTCTTAAATCTAGTCGATCAGGGCAGCTCTTTCTGTATAACAATTAAAAATGACGGGCGACTGCTTTCAAAATCGGAAATAGATCATATCTTCAAACCCTTCCATCGTGCGTCAGAGCATTATCAAATAGAGGGCTCCGGATTAGGATTGGCGCTAGCCCATTCCTTTGCGGAACTGCATCGGGGTGAGTTATTTTATTTAGATAACTCCGAAAATTTAAATATATTCGTAATTAAGATACCGATACGAGGAACCTATGGCTAA
- a CDS encoding Gfo/Idh/MocA family oxidoreductase, with protein MNHYLSRRSFISRTAMAGGAMLLSNSLLGQVKLAGANERVNLAGIGIGNRGGEIIKELYKTGLCNIVALCDVDMGAKQTQELIAMFPNVPRYQDFRKMFDEMGNQIDAVTVGTPDFAHFAITMMAMDLGKHVYVEKPMAQTFGEVELMMQKAKKFPKVVTQMGNQGHSEANYFQFKAWKDAGIIKDVTRIDAHMNMPRRWHSWDTNIKGFPAAETIPDTLDWELWQMQTLGHDYNKDFINGQWRCWFDFGMGALGDWGAHILDTAHEFLDLGLPTAVEAVSLDGHNSFFFPMSSTLKFRFAARKKMPALDINWYDGLDNLPPIPEGYGVSGLDPNIPPPSTGKIEPAKLNPGKIIYGKDLTFKGGSHASTLQIIPEEKAKEMASKLPQVPQTPSNHFANFLKACKGEEKTRSTFAIAGPLSQVFCLGVIAQRLNAKLAFDPVKKEVVNDKFAQALLVGPPPRKGWEQYYKV; from the coding sequence ATGAATCATTATCTATCACGTCGTAGCTTCATCAGCCGTACGGCGATGGCCGGCGGTGCCATGTTGCTGTCTAATAGCTTACTCGGACAGGTGAAATTAGCGGGAGCCAATGAACGCGTTAACCTAGCAGGTATAGGCATTGGTAATCGTGGCGGAGAGATCATTAAAGAGCTGTATAAAACAGGCTTATGTAATATCGTTGCTTTATGTGATGTCGATATGGGTGCAAAGCAAACGCAAGAGTTGATTGCGATGTTCCCTAATGTGCCTCGTTACCAAGATTTCAGAAAGATGTTTGACGAAATGGGGAACCAAATCGATGCGGTGACCGTTGGCACGCCGGATTTTGCCCATTTTGCTATTACCATGATGGCTATGGATCTCGGTAAACATGTGTATGTAGAAAAACCGATGGCGCAAACATTCGGTGAAGTGGAGCTGATGATGCAGAAAGCTAAGAAGTTTCCAAAGGTGGTTACCCAAATGGGAAATCAAGGACACTCCGAAGCAAACTACTTCCAGTTTAAGGCTTGGAAAGATGCCGGGATTATCAAAGACGTTACTCGTATTGACGCGCATATGAATATGCCAAGACGTTGGCATAGCTGGGATACCAATATAAAAGGGTTCCCCGCGGCAGAAACGATTCCAGATACGTTGGATTGGGAACTATGGCAAATGCAAACCCTAGGCCACGATTATAATAAGGATTTTATTAACGGACAGTGGCGTTGCTGGTTTGATTTTGGTATGGGGGCTTTAGGTGATTGGGGAGCACATATTTTGGATACGGCACATGAGTTTCTAGACTTGGGCTTACCTACCGCTGTAGAAGCTGTTTCGTTGGATGGGCATAATTCTTTCTTTTTTCCAATGTCGTCTACGCTAAAATTCCGATTTGCGGCACGCAAGAAAATGCCTGCTTTAGATATCAATTGGTATGATGGTTTGGATAATCTTCCTCCGATTCCGGAAGGTTATGGCGTTTCCGGCCTCGACCCGAATATTCCGCCACCAAGCACCGGTAAAATAGAGCCGGCAAAGCTTAATCCCGGAAAAATAATCTATGGAAAGGATTTAACCTTCAAAGGCGGTTCGCACGCTAGCACGCTACAGATTATCCCAGAGGAGAAGGCAAAAGAAATGGCAAGCAAATTACCCCAAGTGCCACAGACTCCTTCCAATCACTTTGCGAATTTCTTAAAGGCGTGTAAAGGTGAGGAGAAAACGCGCTCTACATTTGCTATCGCTGGTCCGCTAAGTCAAGTATTCTGCTTAGGCGTCATCGCTCAACGGCTCAATGCGAAGCTTGCTTTTGATCCCGTGAAAAAGGAAGTGGTTAACGATAAATTCGCACAAGCCTTGTTGGTTGGCCCACCTCCACGTAAAGGCTGGGAGCAATATTACAAAGTATAG
- a CDS encoding FGGY-family carbohydrate kinase, with product MGKARIPVVAVFDVGKTNKKLFLFDEHYKIVFERSARFLETEDEDGDACENLESLRLSVFDSLHEVFRRDEFDIKAINFTSYGASFVYLNESGRPLTPLYNYLKDYPRDLERALHEAYGGVAEFSLQTASPALGSLNSGLQVYRIQQQQPDVFQQVKFAVHLPQYLSFLVSGQMYTDMTSIGCHTALWDFEHNRYHQWVSDTGIAEKLAPIVRGDEVFSAAFPGSTYKVGVGLHDSSSALIPYLLNFHEPFILISTGTWCISLNPFNEEVLTKEELEKDCLFYMTYAGTPVKASRLFAGYEHELQTKRIAEHFNVTTARFKNVEIDWPTVDHLIEGQDIPVNLDAFGTLDLAAFANYEEAYHALMVYLVSAQVASTRLTLSHKSVKRIFVDGGFSKNSIFMNLLARSFKDMEVYAASMAQATAIGAALVIHKEWNSLPIPNNIIELRYYRA from the coding sequence ATGGGGAAAGCACGCATACCGGTTGTCGCCGTTTTCGATGTAGGAAAGACAAACAAGAAACTTTTTTTGTTTGACGAGCACTATAAGATCGTTTTTGAGCGTTCAGCCCGGTTTTTGGAAACGGAGGATGAAGATGGGGATGCCTGTGAAAACTTGGAAAGCCTACGGCTATCCGTTTTCGACTCCCTGCATGAAGTCTTCCGTCGCGATGAATTTGATATTAAAGCCATAAATTTTACATCTTACGGAGCAAGTTTTGTCTATCTAAATGAGAGCGGTCGTCCTTTGACACCGCTCTATAATTACCTCAAAGATTATCCGAGAGATTTGGAGCGTGCTCTGCATGAAGCTTATGGGGGCGTCGCGGAATTTTCTTTGCAGACCGCATCGCCTGCTCTAGGCAGCCTGAACTCTGGCCTGCAGGTTTATCGTATACAACAGCAACAGCCGGATGTCTTTCAGCAGGTGAAATTTGCTGTTCATTTGCCTCAGTATTTGAGCTTCTTGGTGTCGGGGCAGATGTATACGGATATGACCAGTATCGGTTGCCACACCGCATTATGGGATTTTGAACATAATCGCTATCACCAGTGGGTAAGCGATACGGGCATAGCAGAAAAACTGGCACCGATTGTTCGAGGCGACGAGGTTTTCTCTGCCGCTTTCCCAGGAAGCACCTACAAAGTAGGTGTGGGGCTGCACGATAGTTCTTCAGCATTGATTCCCTATCTGCTCAACTTTCATGAGCCTTTCATTTTGATTTCTACAGGAACTTGGTGTATTTCCCTGAACCCTTTTAACGAGGAAGTGCTTACGAAGGAAGAGCTTGAAAAAGATTGTCTTTTTTATATGACTTACGCTGGGACGCCTGTGAAGGCCTCGCGATTGTTTGCTGGCTATGAACATGAGCTGCAGACAAAACGTATTGCGGAACATTTCAATGTTACGACTGCACGTTTTAAAAATGTAGAGATCGATTGGCCTACTGTAGACCATTTAATCGAAGGTCAGGACATCCCCGTTAATTTGGACGCATTCGGTACATTAGATTTAGCAGCTTTTGCCAATTATGAAGAGGCCTATCACGCACTGATGGTTTATTTAGTGTCTGCGCAGGTGGCGTCTACTAGGCTTACGCTATCTCATAAGTCCGTAAAACGTATTTTCGTGGATGGAGGATTTAGTAAGAACAGTATTTTTATGAATCTATTGGCGAGAAGCTTTAAAGACATGGAGGTCTATGCCGCCTCGATGGCTCAAGCGACAGCTATTGGAGCGGCCTTGGTAATCCATAAAGAATGGAATAGTCTTCCCATTCCGAATAATATTATCGAGCTGCGTTATTATCGGGCATAG
- a CDS encoding ZIP family metal transporter, whose amino-acid sequence MEAIIAYFSHINPVLAAFYASIFTWLVTALGASFVFFFKTMNRNFLDAMLGFTGGVMVAASIWSLLIPAIDMSEGEGFFQVLPSIIGFLLGAGFLFALDKVLPHFHVNFKQVEGVKSPWQKTTLLVLAITLHNIPEGLAVGVLFGAVAAGVPDASIGGAVALAMGIGLQNFPEGIAVSMPLRGMGVSRRKSFYYGQLSAIVEPMAAVLGALAVGFFTPILPYALAFAAGAMIFVVVEEVIPEAQQNKNSDLATLGFIGGFIVMMTLDVVLG is encoded by the coding sequence ATGGAAGCAATCATTGCATACTTTTCGCACATAAATCCCGTACTTGCTGCATTTTATGCTTCTATTTTCACCTGGCTTGTCACCGCACTAGGTGCTTCTTTCGTTTTTTTCTTCAAAACGATGAACCGCAATTTTCTAGATGCGATGTTGGGGTTCACCGGAGGAGTAATGGTAGCAGCCAGTATATGGAGTCTTTTGATTCCGGCCATAGACATGAGCGAAGGCGAAGGTTTTTTCCAGGTTCTTCCAAGCATCATCGGATTTCTACTGGGTGCCGGCTTTCTATTTGCGCTGGATAAAGTACTTCCCCACTTTCACGTGAATTTCAAACAGGTTGAAGGAGTAAAATCGCCCTGGCAAAAAACCACATTACTCGTTTTGGCCATCACCTTACACAATATTCCTGAAGGGTTGGCTGTTGGGGTTTTATTTGGCGCCGTGGCCGCGGGTGTGCCGGATGCCAGTATCGGAGGAGCGGTAGCTCTTGCCATGGGTATAGGTCTACAGAATTTCCCAGAGGGCATCGCTGTGTCTATGCCACTGCGCGGAATGGGTGTGTCTCGCCGTAAGAGTTTTTACTACGGACAGCTGTCGGCTATCGTAGAGCCCATGGCCGCAGTATTAGGAGCCCTCGCTGTTGGATTTTTCACCCCGATCTTGCCGTATGCCCTTGCTTTTGCTGCTGGAGCGATGATCTTCGTTGTTGTTGAAGAAGTTATTCCCGAAGCCCAACAGAACAAAAATTCCGATTTAGCTACCTTGGGCTTCATTGGTGGATTCATTGTAATGATGACTTTGGATGTTGTGTTGGGTTAG
- a CDS encoding response regulator transcription factor, giving the protein MANENQLKPTILVADDHQEILDFIADDLSEYYYVLKAADGEQALACLENHPVDLIVSDVMMPKIDGYELCTRLKENLHFSHIPFIMLTAKNSLQSKIEGLEYGADAYIEKPFSPTFLQAQITSLLRNRQHVRAHYNHSPSSHIQSSALNKSDRVFLEKLNLLILDNVTEQSLCVDLLADRMNMSRPTLYRKIKALSDLSPNELINVTRLKKAAEYLNEGQYKVYEISSLVGFSSSSHFIRNFQKQFGISPKEWSEQRRQSS; this is encoded by the coding sequence ATGGCTAACGAAAATCAACTGAAGCCCACCATTTTGGTAGCTGATGACCACCAAGAAATTCTTGATTTTATCGCGGACGATCTCAGCGAGTACTATTACGTTTTGAAAGCGGCGGATGGTGAGCAAGCATTAGCCTGCTTGGAAAACCATCCGGTAGATCTCATTGTGAGCGACGTGATGATGCCCAAGATTGACGGTTATGAATTATGTACACGCCTAAAAGAGAACCTTCATTTCAGCCATATCCCTTTTATTATGTTGACGGCGAAGAATAGCCTGCAATCAAAGATCGAGGGATTGGAATACGGCGCAGACGCCTACATAGAAAAACCGTTTTCTCCTACTTTCTTACAAGCACAGATTACCAGCTTATTGCGAAACAGACAGCATGTCCGCGCGCACTACAACCACTCGCCGAGTAGCCATATTCAGAGCAGCGCACTCAATAAATCTGATCGCGTATTTTTGGAAAAGCTAAACTTGCTGATTTTAGACAACGTCACAGAACAATCCCTTTGTGTCGATCTGTTAGCAGACAGAATGAATATGAGTCGTCCTACATTGTACCGAAAAATAAAGGCTTTATCTGACCTCTCCCCAAACGAACTCATTAATGTGACACGTCTAAAAAAGGCCGCCGAATACTTGAACGAAGGCCAATACAAAGTGTACGAAATTTCTAGCTTGGTCGGTTTCAGCTCCTCCTCCCATTTTATACGCAACTTCCAAAAACAGTTCGGCATCAGCCCAAAGGAGTGGAGCGAACAGCGAAGACAATCGTCTTAA
- a CDS encoding TIM barrel protein: protein MRIDKRHIEKHNEGLKAKHERAFAFIAEDIADVEEVISKLEKFQIAIPSWALGTGGTRFGRFSGKGEPGNLEQKIEDVGLLHALNQSSGAISLHIPWDIPQDAEKIKELAASYGLAFDAVNSNTFQDQPGQEYSYKFGSLHHVDPKVRKQAVDHNIEVINHGIALGSKALTVWLADGSSFPGQLNFREAFQNTLESLKEIYAHLPEDWKLFVEYKAFEPNFYSTTIADWGQSLLLANKLGDKAYTLVDLGHHLPNANIEQIVSLLLMEGKLAGFHFNDSKYADDDLTAGSVKPYQLFLIFNELVDGMDARGIDHATSLGWMIDASHNLKDPLVDLLQSVDAIKIAYAQALLVDRTALKAAQQNNDVVAAQEILQHAYRTDVRAIVAEARLRRGAALNPVALFNELDVRNKLVEERGAQSVATGL, encoded by the coding sequence ATGAGAATAGATAAAAGACATATAGAAAAACATAACGAAGGACTCAAAGCTAAACACGAACGCGCTTTCGCCTTTATTGCAGAAGATATTGCCGATGTTGAAGAAGTTATTTCAAAGCTAGAGAAATTTCAAATCGCTATACCAAGCTGGGCCTTGGGCACTGGTGGGACGCGCTTCGGTCGCTTTTCAGGAAAAGGGGAACCGGGCAATTTGGAGCAGAAAATTGAAGACGTAGGCTTATTGCATGCCTTGAACCAGTCTAGCGGAGCGATTTCCTTACATATTCCATGGGACATTCCCCAAGATGCTGAAAAAATTAAGGAGTTGGCAGCATCTTACGGATTGGCATTTGATGCCGTGAATTCCAATACCTTCCAAGATCAGCCTGGGCAGGAGTACAGTTATAAATTTGGATCCTTACATCACGTTGATCCAAAGGTGCGTAAGCAAGCTGTCGACCACAATATCGAGGTGATCAACCACGGTATTGCCTTGGGCTCGAAAGCGCTAACGGTATGGTTGGCTGATGGATCTTCCTTTCCAGGACAGTTGAACTTTCGCGAGGCATTTCAGAATACGCTGGAAAGCTTGAAAGAGATCTACGCGCATCTGCCCGAAGATTGGAAGCTATTTGTGGAATACAAAGCATTTGAACCTAATTTCTACTCGACAACGATTGCCGACTGGGGACAATCGCTACTGCTGGCCAATAAATTGGGGGATAAAGCCTACACCTTAGTGGATTTGGGTCACCATTTGCCAAATGCTAACATTGAGCAGATCGTTTCATTATTGTTGATGGAGGGCAAATTGGCGGGCTTCCACTTCAACGATAGTAAATATGCTGATGACGATTTAACAGCGGGAAGTGTTAAGCCCTATCAGCTATTTTTGATCTTCAACGAACTGGTTGACGGGATGGATGCACGAGGTATCGATCATGCAACAAGTTTGGGATGGATGATCGATGCATCCCACAATTTGAAAGACCCACTGGTTGATTTGTTGCAATCTGTTGATGCTATAAAGATCGCTTACGCGCAAGCACTGTTGGTCGATCGTACGGCTTTGAAGGCTGCGCAACAAAACAATGACGTGGTTGCCGCGCAGGAGATTTTACAACATGCCTACCGGACAGACGTGCGTGCCATTGTCGCAGAAGCACGTCTACGTCGTGGGGCGGCCTTGAACCCTGTAGCGTTGTTCAATGAATTGGATGTTAGAAATAAGCTGGTTGAAGAGCGTGGTGCGCAGTCAGTAGCGACAGGATTATAG